Below is a genomic region from bacterium.
GTGCTTCACCTCGACCGAGATCCGCTGGCTGGCGGATCATGTCGCGAAGATGAGCATCGAGGAGACCCTCGAGGCGCTCGTGCGCGCCGGGTTGGGCTCCCTCACGGGGGGCGGGGCGGAGATTTTCGCCGAGCCGACACGCTCGGCGATCTGCAAGGGCAAACAGTCGGCGGAGGATTGGCTCGAGGTACACCGCATCGCCCACCGGATGGGCCTGCGAAGCACCTGCACCATGCTCTACGGCCACATCGAGACCGACGCGGATCGGGTGGATCACATGATCCGCCTGCGCGATCTGCAGGACGAGACGGGCGGCTTCAGCACGTTCATTCCGCTTTCTTTCCACCCCGACAACACCCAGATGGCCGAGGTGCGGCCCGCAGGCGGGATTCTCGATCTGAAAAACTACGCGATCGGGAGGCTCCTGCTCGACAACATCGAACACATCAAGGCCTACTGGATCATGGTCGGCATCCCCATCGCCCAGATCAGCCAGCAGTACGGCGTGAACGATCTCGACGGCACGGTGGTGCAGGAGAAGATCTACCACATGGCGGGGGCGAAGACGCCGGAGAAGCTCGGCGTCGCCGAGATCCGACAACTTATCCGGGAAGTCGGCCGCGAGCCCATCGAGCGCGATACGCTCTACCGCGAAGTGGTCCGTGAAGGAGAGAAATGGTCGGTTCCCGCCTGAGACTCGGCACGGTTCCCTATCTCAATGCCAAGCCCCTCACCCTCGCACTGGAAGAGAGCCAAGCGGCGGAGCTGATCGTCATGCCCCCCAGCCAGCTCGCCGGCGCCCTCGAGGCGAATGCCCTCGACGGCGCGCTCGTCTCGACCTTCGCCATGTTCCAGCTCCAGGGCGCGGTCTACGTTCCCGGCGTCGGCATCACGAGCGCGGGGCCAGTCGAGAGTATCCGCCTTTACTGCCGAAAGCCCGTGGATACGCTCCGCCGCGTGGGGCTCGACAGCTGGTCGCTCGCCGCGGCGAACATGACCCGCGTCCTCCTCAAGCGAAGGTGGGGCGTCACGCCCGAGTTCGTCCCGATCGACCCTGAAGCCCCGCCGCGCGCCGACGAAAGCCTCGATGCCTTTCTCCTCATCGGGGACAACGCCCTGCGCGAGCCGCCGGGCGATCTCTACGTCATGGACCTCGGGGATGAGTGGACCGCCTACACAAAGCTTCCCTTCGTCTACGCGCTCTGGGTCTTCCGGCCCGGCGCCGGGGATGCGGCGGCATCCAGGATGCTCCGCGCCGCGAAAGAAGAGGGCGTCTCCCGCATCGGAGAGATCATCCAGGGGGCGGCGAAGAGTCATCCCTGGCTCGATACGGCCCAGGTCCGAGCGTATCTCACCGCGTGCATCGGCTACGATGTCGGTCCGCGCGAGGAGGAGGGGCTGAAGAAATACTACGAATGGCTTGTCGAGGACGCGCTCGTCCCCGACATCTGGACGCGCGGGCGCTTGCCGGGGGGG
It encodes:
- the mqnE gene encoding aminofutalosine synthase MqnE, with the protein product MASSFMAGRIARAGLGDIFEKVEAGIRLGFEEGVRLYESDDIAALGYMANIVRERMHGNRTYYNVNSHINYSNVCVLWKACKFCAFGKKEGDAEAYEYSLQEIYRMAEGLGRGRTEFHMVGGLHPDLPFDYYLEMIHGIKEIHPGLHLKCFTSTEIRWLADHVAKMSIEETLEALVRAGLGSLTGGGAEIFAEPTRSAICKGKQSAEDWLEVHRIAHRMGLRSTCTMLYGHIETDADRVDHMIRLRDLQDETGGFSTFIPLSFHPDNTQMAEVRPAGGILDLKNYAIGRLLLDNIEHIKAYWIMVGIPIAQISQQYGVNDLDGTVVQEKIYHMAGAKTPEKLGVAEIRQLIREVGREPIERDTLYREVVREGEKWSVPA